A window from Musa acuminata AAA Group cultivar baxijiao chromosome BXJ3-10, Cavendish_Baxijiao_AAA, whole genome shotgun sequence encodes these proteins:
- the LOC135651694 gene encoding uncharacterized protein LOC135651694: MSGGFFRGTSAEQDTRFSNKQAKLLKTQKFAPVLDHPVDVTKVKMDVIRPWIATRATELLGFEDEVLINFVYGLLDGKVDGKQIQIQLTGFLEKNTGKFMKELWGLLLSAQNNASGVPQQFLDAKEEELKKRMAESERITQEIQKRKEKEGREFEQEKQKRMDAEAGITAVSGSSLKHSLPKDSRVQSEERDMETKQSPRLKRREGRSRSRSLSSHSQGHSLSPSRRYHSPHRRAMSSERQYKSPARGSISPRHTYSPRSNWSPSRRRSPRRRSPSPIRRKSPYGRRSPLLRCRSPPSRHRSPVQNRRRSPSPSRHRRSPSPSRHRRSPSPSRQRRPPAARRVSPIRRRSLSPARDKAVSPWRSPRNRFQQQKRSLHSPGNYGGDSQVSLRARKRSSSPHRSISPSYPAHRGSSRETDTRSNGYDSKRRRDKYSPKRAREKRSPVHHTLHREVVDHSDFKGNILDSLPHILTVSSRSSSPDSRDQNDIHSKDYDVPSENSSEQSDSSSHLRKSPTRRNRLSEKRLPNNIQEINDNNEESYVVREDAYCRTDSSSKKGRDSAADMKKKRFHAKKFSQEEFSNNGLEVDHSPSNQDRHSNMGIKNKETERKSYTEYGPERVQGEKHSMEVSYDRQHSTKITVQVASASVVSNELVLKSSRADLSVSDVEKRAKSRSDAYRESHYETESVKKSERKMDTSSQAHSNHSDSEETNTHKYRSTKKRHKKSDRHRREDETSEPDSHTEDKEAKRRRKDEKRLRKEERRRKREDKHRKRSERHAEKLKVKSIDTVTPPPDFEKYDNGKSDGEASIKTTSRLADAEGTESEEKRLEIELREKALESLRAKKGIGH, encoded by the exons atgtcGGGCGGCTTCTTTCGG GGCACCTCAGCGGAGCAGGATACCCGCTTCTCCAACAAGCAGGCGAAGCTGCTCAAGACTCAAAAGTTCGCTCCCGTGCTCGATCACCCG GTGGATGTTACAAAGGTAAAGATGGACGTGATCAGGCCATGGATTGCAACTAGGGCTACTGAGCTACTTGGTTTCGAGGATGAAGTTCTCATCAACTTTGTTTATGGACTCCTCGATGGCAAG GTGGACGGGAAACAGATTCAGATCCAGCTTACAGGATTCCTGGAAAAAAATACAGGGAAGTTCATGAAGGAGCTTTGGGGACTTCTCCTCAGTGCACAAAATAATGCCAGCGGTGTTCCGCAGCAGTTCTTGGATgccaaagaagaggaattgaaaaagagaATG GCGGAGAGTGAAAGAATCACTCAGGAAATACAGAAGAGAAAGGAGAAAGAGGGAAGAGAGTTCGAGCAAGAGAAGCAGAAGAGGATG GACGCTGAGGCCGGCATTACTGCTGTATCTGGCTCGAGTTTAAAACATTCACTGCCAAAGGATTCCAGAGTTCAGTCTGAGGAGAGAGATATGGAGACAAAGCAGAGTCCAAGATTAAAAAGACG AGAAGGACGATCAAGAAGTCGATCTCTTTCATCTCATTCCCAAGGGCATTCACTTTCTCCTAGTAGACGGTATCATTCTCCACATAGGCGTGCCATGTCATCTGAAAGGCAGTATAAGTCTCCAGCTAGAGGGTCGATTTCTCCCCGTCATACATATTCCCCACGGAGCAACTGGTCACCTTCAAGGCGCAGATCACCGAGACGAAGATCACCGTCACCCATCCGACGAAAATCTCCTTATGGACGAAGATCTCCATTGTTGCGCTGTAGGTCTCCTCCCTCACGCCATAGGTCCCCAGTTCAAAACCGCAGGAGATCACCTTCCCCTTCACGCCATCGGAGATCGCCTTCCCCATCACGCCATCGGAGATCGCCTTCCCCATCACGCCAACGGAGACCACCTGCTGCACGCCGTGTGTCTCCTATCAGGCGTAGGTCTTTATCTCCTGCAAGAGATAAGGCCGTGTCTCCTTGGAGATCACCTCGAAACCGGTTTCAACAGCAAAAGAGGTCTCTGCATTCACCTGGAAATTATGGTGGAGATTCTCAAGTGTCTCTGCGGGCAAGAAAGAG GAGTAGCAGTCCTCACAGGAGTATTAGCCCATCTTATCCAGCTCATAGAGGTTCAAGTAGGGAAACAGATACCAGAAGTAATGGTTATGACTCCAAAAGGCGTCGGGATAAATATTCACCCAAGAG GGCTCGTGAGAAGAGATCACCAGTTCATCACACCTTGCATAGAGAGGTGGTTGATCATTCGGACTTCAAGGGCAACATCTTGGATTCCCTTCCACACATTTTAACAGTTTCTTCTAGGTCTTCCAGTCCAGATTCCAGGGATCAGAATGACATCCACAGCAAAGATTATGATGTACCATCAGAGAACTCTTCAGAGCAGTCAGATTCCTCTAGCCATTTGAGAAAAAGTCCAACAAGAAGAAATAG GCTGTCTGAAAAACGATTGCCTAACAACATCCAAGAAATAAATGACAACAATGAAGAGTCTTATGTTGTCAG GGAGGATGCATATTGTAGAACTGATTCCTCATCCAAGAAAGGTAGAGATTCAGCAGCTGATATGAAGAAGAAAAGGTTTCATGCCAAAAAATTCAGCCAAGAAGAGTTTTCTAATAACGGGTTAGAAGTTGATCACTCTCCAAGCAACCAAGATCGTCATTCTAACATGGGCATAAAAAATAAGGAAACTGAACGTAAAAG TTATACTGAATATGGTCCTGAAAGGGTACAGGGTGAAAAACATTCTATGGAAGTTTCCTATGATAGACAACACTCAACTAAGATAACCGTGCAAGTTGCATCTGCTTCAGTGGTTTCTAATGAGCTGGTTTTAAAAAGCTCCCGTGCGGATCTTTCTGTATCAGATGTTGAAAAAAGGGCTAAATCAAGAAGCGATGCATACAGAGAATCGCATTATGAAACAGAATCTGTTAAAAAATCTGAGAGAAAAATGGATACAAGCAGTCAAGCACACAGCAATCATTCGGATTCTGAGGAGACTAATACACATAAATATAGGAGTACCAAAAAAAGGCATAAAAAGTCTGATAGGCATAGAAGGGAAGATGAGACTTCTGAGCCTGATTCTCATACTGAAGACAAGGAAGCCAAGAGAAGAAGGAAGGACGAGAAAAGATTACGCAAAGAGGAAAGGCGTCGAAAGCGTGAAGATAAACACCGGAAAAGATCAGAACGTCATGCTGAGAAGCTAAAAGTGAAGTCAATCGATACTGTGACACCCCCTCCAGATTTTGAGAAATATGATAACGGTAAATCAGATGGTGAAGCTTCAATTAAAACAACTTCTCGTTTGGCTGATGCAGAAGGAACAGAATCCGAGGAAAAAAGGCTTGAGATTGAGCTCCGAGAGAAGGCCCTTGAATCTCTAAGAGCGAAGAAGGGCATTGGGCATTAA